From the genome of Deltaproteobacteria bacterium, one region includes:
- a CDS encoding acylphosphatase, with the protein MHARRMHLVIQGRVQGVWYRASAQREAARLGLSGWVRNRPDGSVELLAEGPDPALDALRTWCGHGPPAARVETVQAEFSGATGEHHGFHVAD; encoded by the coding sequence ATGCACGCCCGCCGCATGCACCTCGTCATTCAGGGGCGCGTCCAGGGGGTCTGGTACCGGGCGTCGGCCCAGCGAGAGGCCGCTCGCCTGGGCCTCTCCGGCTGGGTTCGCAATCGCCCGGACGGTTCGGTCGAGCTACTGGCCGAGGGGCCAGACCCCGCGCTCGACGCCCTCAGGACCTGGTGCGGTCACGGGCCCCCCGCGGCCCGCGTGGAGACGGTGCAGGCCGAGTTCTCGGGGGCCACCGGGGAGCACCACGGCTTCCACGTGGCGGACTGA
- a CDS encoding PilZ domain-containing protein encodes MLNHDTTSRPMERRASDRRPCRMPVRVFAEPGPMAESFHLDSCDVSEEGVFLATELLFPVGEWLEVELTVPGRARPIRRRGRVTRVLVDDALPGPGVAVRFHGLTEEERTALGRLSADALR; translated from the coding sequence ATGCTCAATCACGACACGACCTCTCGTCCCATGGAGCGTCGGGCCTCGGACCGCCGTCCCTGCCGTATGCCCGTCCGCGTCTTCGCCGAGCCCGGCCCGATGGCGGAGTCCTTCCACCTCGATTCCTGCGACGTCAGCGAGGAAGGCGTCTTTCTCGCCACGGAGCTGCTCTTTCCGGTCGGGGAGTGGCTGGAGGTGGAGCTCACCGTCCCCGGTCGAGCTCGCCCCATCCGTCGCCGCGGCCGTGTGACGAGGGTGCTGGTAGACGACGCCCTGCCGGGGCCGGGGGTGGCGGTGCGCTTCCACGGCCTCACCGAGGAGGAGCGGACGGCGCTCGGACGCCTCAGCGCGGACGCTCTGCGCTAG
- a CDS encoding methyltransferase domain-containing protein — MPQEQWVQRLVRYQYIESLLFDRRVLEIGCGSGRGADFLASRAAQVVGLDTSSVLLGRARGLYAHANVEFVVGEPDRLVLPDESFDVVLVPELERWITRGSLMPEIRRVLAREGVALFAVPSAESGYAHAMDYGDLVEFLSQAFANVRLLGEIPFAGTIVADYQPEDDELDPALDCTLVEEDEPPTHYLALCSDRPLRPLGYGLLQVPALATDRRQFEHLAEELDRTRQRLGQAEEAARRAQAHALRPPLPAGMRTQAEEVDAGARAELEAEVSRLREELAEAERRGLEASTESRQELTAVRRLLREKEDLAAQLGGELESARAALAELRTQVRQRPTAETAVSGSRASELGVLTRDAVPGQLQALQKWAESWEGRLERERQRAEALESRLEQERNRSDAERTRAQTAAESSLEARARAEAERARAEAAEHLVKEARALADQHRQRAEGAERRCDTLVGRIEQEAAELSRLHQRLAELQGMRQADQWRIDELTGRVKEAEARAGAGAPPRPFKQALTESDGAVATQVAVEAKSKAEARVAGLERDLERARAEAASARKELAAAEERLLEAQGALTKLTEELDGQAPKIAELEKNLMRSESRVVEASRRATNSESKIVQMEVRLKRSEAEAATLSKWAEQLREELKEAQGKSTVRPATPEPEVQALRNDLAEARTRAAELEGRCDRLLAEVEQAGAALREKERELSEARRASDGTLLEEVRRLRTQATRVEELEAEVKRLQRDGRNARQAEERLRDAEQAMAELRETKRELVELRERVRDVDGASEELEQLRLDAERHKRDVKELERLARELQAARAEVTRLEQAAARGGAAPVGRAPVEAEANELLRVRQHQLEALLEGAALHRDEAERLAARLAELNSLCDELKDEREELARQLEQCRRTSAAYQQQADGARRELTELGRELARTQGELKRYKGEPQPARS; from the coding sequence ATGCCGCAAGAACAGTGGGTCCAACGCCTGGTTCGGTATCAGTACATCGAGAGCCTGCTCTTCGATCGGCGCGTGCTCGAGATCGGATGCGGTTCGGGCCGAGGGGCGGACTTCCTCGCGAGCCGCGCCGCGCAGGTCGTGGGGCTCGACACCTCCTCGGTGCTGCTCGGGCGGGCGCGCGGGCTCTACGCCCACGCGAACGTCGAGTTCGTGGTGGGAGAGCCCGACCGACTGGTCCTCCCCGACGAGTCCTTCGACGTGGTCCTCGTCCCCGAGCTGGAGCGCTGGATCACCCGCGGCTCGCTGATGCCGGAGATCCGGCGCGTGCTGGCTCGCGAAGGCGTGGCGCTCTTCGCCGTGCCGAGCGCCGAGAGCGGCTACGCGCACGCCATGGACTACGGCGACCTGGTCGAGTTTCTTTCACAGGCCTTCGCGAACGTCCGCCTCCTCGGTGAGATCCCCTTCGCGGGGACGATCGTCGCCGACTACCAGCCGGAGGACGACGAGCTCGACCCGGCGCTCGACTGCACGCTGGTCGAGGAGGACGAGCCGCCGACGCACTATCTCGCGCTGTGCAGCGACCGGCCGCTGCGGCCGCTCGGCTACGGGCTGCTCCAGGTCCCCGCGCTCGCGACGGACCGCCGGCAGTTCGAGCACCTCGCGGAGGAGCTGGACCGCACGCGCCAGCGACTCGGTCAGGCCGAGGAGGCCGCGCGACGGGCCCAGGCCCACGCGCTGCGTCCGCCGCTGCCGGCTGGCATGCGTACCCAGGCGGAGGAGGTCGACGCGGGCGCGCGAGCAGAGCTGGAGGCGGAGGTCTCGCGTCTTCGAGAAGAGCTCGCCGAGGCGGAGCGGCGGGGGCTCGAGGCCAGCACGGAGTCCCGACAGGAGCTCACGGCGGTGCGGCGGCTCCTGCGCGAGAAGGAGGACCTCGCAGCGCAGCTTGGTGGAGAGCTCGAGTCGGCGCGCGCGGCGCTCGCGGAACTTCGCACGCAGGTCCGTCAGCGCCCCACGGCCGAGACGGCGGTGTCGGGGAGCCGGGCCTCCGAGCTCGGCGTGTTGACGCGCGATGCGGTTCCAGGGCAGCTCCAGGCCCTCCAGAAGTGGGCCGAGAGCTGGGAGGGACGGCTCGAACGGGAGCGGCAGCGGGCCGAGGCGCTCGAGTCACGGCTCGAGCAGGAGCGGAATCGCTCGGACGCGGAGCGCACGCGGGCGCAGACGGCGGCGGAAAGCTCGCTCGAGGCTCGGGCTCGGGCGGAAGCGGAGCGCGCGCGGGCCGAGGCGGCGGAGCACCTGGTCAAGGAGGCGCGAGCGCTGGCCGATCAGCACCGGCAGCGCGCCGAGGGGGCGGAGCGGCGCTGCGACACGCTCGTCGGGCGGATCGAGCAGGAGGCGGCGGAGCTCTCCCGGCTGCACCAGCGGCTCGCCGAGCTGCAGGGCATGCGGCAAGCGGACCAGTGGCGCATCGACGAGCTCACGGGTCGCGTGAAGGAAGCCGAGGCGCGAGCGGGCGCCGGCGCGCCGCCGCGGCCGTTCAAGCAGGCGCTCACGGAGAGCGACGGGGCGGTGGCCACGCAGGTAGCGGTGGAGGCGAAGAGCAAGGCCGAGGCGCGGGTCGCGGGGCTCGAGCGGGACCTCGAACGCGCGCGCGCGGAGGCGGCGTCGGCGAGGAAGGAGCTCGCCGCGGCCGAGGAGCGACTGCTCGAGGCGCAGGGAGCCCTGACCAAGCTCACGGAGGAGCTCGACGGTCAGGCGCCGAAGATCGCGGAGCTGGAGAAGAACCTCATGCGCTCCGAGTCGCGGGTGGTGGAGGCGTCGCGGCGCGCCACGAACTCCGAGTCGAAGATCGTCCAGATGGAGGTGCGCCTCAAACGTTCGGAGGCCGAGGCGGCGACGCTCTCCAAGTGGGCCGAGCAGCTGCGCGAGGAGCTGAAGGAGGCGCAGGGCAAGTCTACGGTGCGTCCCGCCACGCCGGAGCCAGAAGTCCAGGCGCTGCGCAACGACCTGGCCGAGGCGCGCACTCGCGCCGCGGAGCTCGAGGGGCGCTGCGATCGGCTGCTGGCCGAGGTGGAGCAGGCGGGCGCCGCGCTGCGCGAGAAGGAGCGCGAGCTCAGCGAGGCGCGGCGGGCCTCGGATGGCACCCTGCTCGAGGAGGTTCGTCGCTTGCGGACGCAGGCGACGCGCGTGGAGGAGCTCGAGGCGGAGGTGAAGCGACTGCAGCGCGACGGCCGGAACGCGCGGCAGGCCGAGGAGCGCCTCCGCGACGCGGAGCAGGCGATGGCCGAGCTGCGCGAGACGAAGCGCGAGCTGGTCGAGCTGCGCGAGCGGGTCCGTGACGTGGACGGAGCGTCGGAGGAGCTGGAACAGCTTCGCCTCGACGCCGAGCGGCACAAGCGGGACGTGAAGGAGCTCGAGCGGCTCGCCCGGGAGCTCCAGGCTGCACGTGCCGAGGTGACGCGGCTCGAGCAGGCGGCGGCGCGCGGAGGGGCTGCGCCCGTCGGGCGGGCTCCGGTGGAGGCCGAGGCGAACGAGCTCCTGCGGGTCCGGCAGCACCAGCTCGAGGCGCTTCTGGAAGGGGCGGCGCTTCACCGCGATGAGGCCGAGCGCTTGGCGGCGCGTCTCGCGGAGCTGAACAGCCTGTGCGATGAGCTGAAGGATGAACGGGAGGAGCTCGCGCGGCAGCTCGAGCAGTGCCGGCGGACGTCGGCGGCCTATCAGCAGCAGGCCGACGGCGCACGCCGCGAACTCACGGAGCTGGGCCGCGAACTCGCGCGCACGCAGGGCGAGCTGAAGCGGTACAAGGGGGAGCCGCAGCCCGCGCGGTCCTGA
- a CDS encoding anhydro-N-acetylmuramic acid kinase codes for MSGTSADAIDAALVELRGHGEALDARLLAFESTPLDPVLARRVIALPEGSVAELCRLDFELGEAFAAATVRVVAAAGLTLGEVHLVGSHGQTARHDPPDPLSGVGGATLQIGQAAVIAERTGLPVVSDFRVGDVAAGGQGAPLIPLADYLLFRETGTSVALLNLGGIANVTVLGASLDELLGFDTGPANMCLDLAAQAASGGLERYDRDGARAARGTVDTSLLHELLGDPYFAAPPPKSTGRERFGRALVDPLLARFAGRLDDLVATLTAFTVESVALALERFVLPHRRVTRLWVSGGGVHNRTLLARLAARLAPLPVASLAERGMDPDAKEAVGFAILAHETLFAAPGNVPTATGARGPRILGKITLPTRHE; via the coding sequence ATGTCCGGGACCAGCGCGGACGCGATCGACGCCGCCCTGGTGGAGCTGCGTGGCCACGGCGAAGCCCTCGACGCGCGACTCCTCGCTTTCGAGAGCACCCCTCTCGACCCTGTCCTCGCGAGGCGTGTCATCGCCCTCCCCGAGGGGAGCGTGGCCGAGCTCTGCCGCCTCGACTTCGAGCTCGGAGAGGCCTTCGCCGCGGCGACTGTGCGGGTGGTGGCTGCCGCGGGCCTCACCCTTGGCGAGGTGCACCTCGTCGGCTCGCACGGCCAGACCGCGCGGCACGACCCCCCAGACCCGCTGTCGGGTGTTGGCGGAGCGACCCTGCAGATCGGACAGGCCGCCGTGATCGCCGAGCGGACGGGGCTCCCCGTGGTGAGCGACTTCCGCGTGGGCGACGTGGCGGCCGGAGGCCAGGGGGCGCCGCTCATCCCTCTCGCCGACTACCTCCTCTTTCGCGAGACGGGAACCTCCGTCGCGCTCCTCAACCTGGGCGGGATCGCGAACGTCACTGTCCTCGGAGCTTCGCTCGACGAGCTCCTCGGTTTCGACACCGGACCGGCCAACATGTGCCTCGACCTGGCGGCGCAGGCGGCCTCCGGCGGGCTCGAACGCTACGACCGGGATGGCGCCCGCGCCGCGCGCGGAACCGTCGACACGTCGCTGCTCCACGAACTGCTCGGTGACCCCTACTTTGCCGCGCCGCCCCCCAAGTCCACCGGCCGCGAGCGTTTCGGCCGCGCCCTGGTGGACCCGCTGCTCGCGCGTTTCGCAGGACGCCTCGACGACCTCGTGGCCACCCTGACGGCCTTCACGGTGGAGAGCGTGGCGCTCGCTCTGGAGCGCTTCGTCTTGCCGCACCGCCGGGTGACGCGCCTCTGGGTCTCGGGAGGGGGCGTGCACAACCGCACGCTCCTCGCGCGACTCGCCGCGCGCCTGGCGCCCCTTCCCGTAGCCTCGCTCGCCGAGCGCGGGATGGACCCCGACGCCAAGGAAGCGGTCGGGTTCGCCATCCTGGCCCACGAGACGCTCTTCGCGGCGCCGGGAAACGTCCCGACCGCCACGGGAGCGCGCGGTCCACGAATCCTCGGCAAGATCACGCTCCCCACCCGGCACGAATGA
- the murQ gene encoding N-acetylmuramic acid 6-phosphate etherase — MPRRSSPKTSDVDYGRLPTEQSNPAVRHLDTLPARRLVRLIHEEDQRALAAVAAAEGPLAEAVELVAAALDGGGRLLYVGAGTSGRLAALDAAECPPTYGTPPSLVQAVIAGGRRALLRAVEGAEDSLAEGRSAIRRLEASPKDAVCGITASGVTPFVLGALAEARLRGCRTLLVTCAPHAVVAGHADLVVSLPVGPEIVAGSTRMKAGLATKAVLHTLTTASMIRLGKVYDNLMVDVRPTNRKLVRRATRIVQQLTGLATGPAAKLLAEAGQSIKVAAVMHRLGVSRSAARVLLRKARHRLRDVIGGPP; from the coding sequence ATGCCACGCCGCAGCTCGCCGAAGACCTCGGACGTGGACTACGGTCGCCTGCCGACCGAGCAATCGAACCCCGCCGTCCGGCACCTCGACACGCTACCGGCGCGGCGGCTCGTGCGGCTCATCCACGAGGAGGACCAACGTGCCCTCGCGGCGGTCGCCGCGGCAGAGGGCCCGCTCGCCGAGGCGGTGGAGCTCGTGGCGGCCGCCCTCGACGGCGGAGGACGGCTCCTCTATGTGGGCGCCGGGACCAGCGGGCGGCTCGCCGCCCTGGACGCCGCCGAATGCCCGCCCACCTACGGCACCCCGCCCTCGCTCGTCCAGGCGGTGATCGCCGGTGGGCGTCGAGCTCTCCTGCGCGCCGTGGAGGGGGCGGAGGATTCCCTCGCCGAGGGGCGAAGCGCGATCCGGCGGCTCGAGGCCTCGCCGAAGGACGCGGTCTGCGGCATCACGGCGAGCGGGGTGACCCCCTTCGTCCTCGGCGCGCTGGCCGAAGCGCGGCTCCGAGGGTGCCGTACGCTGCTCGTGACCTGCGCGCCGCACGCGGTGGTCGCGGGACACGCGGACCTCGTGGTCTCCCTGCCCGTAGGGCCCGAGATCGTGGCGGGGTCCACGCGGATGAAGGCTGGCCTGGCCACCAAGGCCGTGCTGCACACGCTGACCACCGCGAGCATGATTCGCCTCGGGAAGGTCTACGACAACCTGATGGTCGACGTGCGCCCGACCAATCGCAAGCTCGTGCGGCGCGCGACGCGCATCGTGCAGCAGCTCACCGGCCTCGCGACCGGGCCGGCGGCCAAGCTCCTCGCCGAGGCGGGACAGAGCATCAAGGTCGCCGCGGTCATGCACCGGCTGGGTGTGTCGCGCAGCGCCGCGCGCGTGCTGCTCAGGAAGGCGCGCCACCGGCTGCGCGACGTGATCGGGGGCCCGCCGTGA